A single region of the Methylocystis echinoides genome encodes:
- a CDS encoding cytochrome P450, which translates to MVALFVRIGAPVLDSMIARGGGDFIGEFGAPLQARVIAETLGAPELAGKIPAWVDALSSGPLEPPERQEILGAALASLRFELERVIDASRETSSDNLSGALDQRNADSGLCRAATLSFLGLWLVAAWETTIQLLANLVIAWSACPEACEASAGDVAGRARLVEEVLRLTPAVHAIDRIATENVSLFGETIPENAIVLAFIAAANSDDEIFPHPRRFDPNRDHSALLSFGQGAHYCLGAKLATLQAAALAGMLAERSVRIGLRDEPLPWRWTLSLRTLPRLDIAFSRA; encoded by the coding sequence ATGGTTGCGCTTTTCGTCCGGATCGGCGCGCCGGTTCTCGATTCAATGATCGCGCGCGGCGGCGGGGATTTCATCGGTGAATTTGGCGCGCCCTTGCAGGCGAGGGTTATTGCGGAGACGCTGGGCGCTCCGGAGCTTGCGGGAAAAATTCCCGCCTGGGTCGACGCGCTGTCGAGTGGACCGCTCGAGCCTCCGGAGCGTCAGGAAATTTTGGGCGCGGCCTTGGCCTCGCTGCGTTTCGAACTCGAAAGGGTGATCGACGCATCCCGGGAGACCTCCTCGGATAATCTCTCGGGCGCGCTCGACCAGAGAAACGCGGATTCCGGTCTTTGCCGCGCCGCCACGCTCAGCTTTCTCGGTCTCTGGCTGGTCGCGGCGTGGGAAACGACCATTCAGCTCCTCGCCAATCTCGTCATCGCCTGGTCTGCCTGTCCGGAGGCGTGTGAGGCTTCCGCGGGTGACGTGGCCGGGCGCGCGCGCCTGGTCGAGGAAGTTCTGCGCCTCACGCCCGCTGTTCACGCCATCGACCGGATCGCCACGGAAAATGTCTCTCTCTTCGGGGAGACGATCCCCGAAAACGCCATCGTGTTAGCCTTCATCGCCGCAGCCAATAGCGACGACGAGATTTTTCCGCATCCGCGCCGGTTCGATCCCAATCGCGATCACAGCGCCCTGCTGTCCTTCGGACAGGGGGCCCATTATTGCCTCGGCGCTAAATTGGCGACGTTGCAGGCTGCGGCGCTGGCCGGCATGCTGGCCGAGCGATCCGTTCGCATCGGCTTGCGTGACGAGCCCCTGCCGTGGCGCTGGACACTGTCCCTGCGCACGCTTCCCCGTCTGGATATTGCGTTCAGCCGCGCATGA
- a CDS encoding NAD(P)-binding domain-containing protein, whose protein sequence is MQDVSETEANVILGAGPAGLQLAYYFKKFGLPYIVLERDASAGSFFRRYPRHRKLLSINKTNVAHESRDYRMRHDWNSLLEDADGRFPDFSSEYFPPADALVDYLADFARRHDLAIRYNCNVSHIERAPGARGFTLRTDQGAALSARRLVVATGLSLPYAPSFEGAELVEGYEDMSVRPEDFAGLNVLIIGKGNSALETANALLGSAARIHLISPRPVRFAWDTHHAGNVRSINNAFFDSYLLKSLNGVIDAEIEWIRRRADGRLAVRFMSIHASDDSETLVYDRVLRCAGFAFDPAIFAADCRPALTCGGRLPDISGDWASRNVPDLYFAGALMQALDYKRSQSSFIRGFRYNIRSLATLLAVRSGAISMPQDEAPAEAEALAGAILSRLEVTDSLWQQVGFLCDVIVRPACGASRTPWYRDLNPFFIEEGGVAAMGHDDVYAVMLGYGPRTGTAFDHPHLYPPSVDPRVFGDQSTEIHPVVRRYRQGRLEWEFHLRSEFLSQWNNPARRGELRDFLSRDLADGGPGAIAQSDRARQHAQ, encoded by the coding sequence ATGCAGGATGTCTCCGAGACCGAAGCCAATGTGATTCTTGGCGCCGGGCCCGCGGGCTTGCAGCTCGCCTATTATTTCAAGAAATTCGGCTTGCCCTACATCGTCCTCGAGCGCGACGCCTCGGCCGGCTCGTTCTTTCGCCGATATCCGCGACATCGCAAGCTGCTCTCGATCAACAAGACGAACGTCGCCCATGAGAGCCGCGACTATCGGATGCGGCACGACTGGAACTCGCTGCTCGAAGACGCCGATGGCCGCTTCCCCGACTTCTCCAGCGAGTACTTCCCGCCGGCTGACGCGCTGGTCGACTATCTGGCGGATTTCGCCCGCCGACACGATCTCGCCATTCGCTACAATTGCAACGTGTCCCATATCGAAAGGGCGCCTGGCGCACGCGGATTTACTCTGCGGACCGATCAGGGCGCGGCGCTTTCTGCGCGAAGGCTCGTCGTCGCCACGGGGCTCAGCCTACCCTATGCGCCTTCCTTTGAAGGCGCGGAGCTGGTCGAAGGCTACGAGGACATGTCGGTTCGGCCGGAGGATTTCGCCGGGCTGAATGTCTTGATCATCGGCAAGGGCAATTCAGCCCTGGAGACGGCAAACGCCCTGCTGGGCAGCGCGGCGCGGATACATCTCATCAGCCCGCGCCCGGTTCGGTTCGCCTGGGACACGCATCACGCCGGAAATGTCCGATCGATCAATAATGCGTTCTTTGACAGCTATTTGCTCAAATCGCTCAACGGGGTGATCGACGCCGAGATCGAGTGGATACGGCGGCGGGCGGATGGCCGGCTCGCCGTCCGCTTCATGTCAATCCATGCGTCGGACGACAGCGAGACCCTTGTTTACGACCGGGTCCTGCGTTGCGCCGGTTTCGCGTTCGATCCCGCGATCTTCGCAGCGGATTGTCGGCCGGCGCTCACTTGCGGCGGCCGCCTGCCAGACATCAGTGGAGACTGGGCGTCGCGCAACGTCCCCGATCTCTATTTTGCCGGCGCCTTGATGCAGGCGCTCGACTACAAGCGATCTCAGTCATCGTTCATCCGTGGCTTCAGATACAACATTCGCAGCCTGGCGACTCTGCTCGCGGTCCGTTCCGGCGCCATCAGCATGCCGCAGGACGAGGCGCCCGCCGAGGCCGAAGCGCTGGCCGGCGCGATCCTCAGCCGTCTCGAAGTCACGGATTCCCTGTGGCAGCAGGTCGGTTTCCTGTGCGACGTGATTGTCCGTCCCGCCTGCGGCGCGTCCCGAACGCCCTGGTATCGTGATCTCAACCCCTTCTTCATCGAGGAAGGCGGCGTCGCTGCAATGGGTCACGATGACGTCTATGCGGTGATGCTCGGCTACGGTCCGAGGACCGGCACCGCTTTCGATCATCCGCATCTTTACCCGCCATCCGTCGATCCGCGTGTCTTCGGCGACCAGTCCACCGAGATCCATCCGGTTGTCCGACGCTATCGGCAGGGACGACTGGAATGGGAATTTCATCTGCGCTCGGAATTTCTCTCGCAGTGGAACAATCCGGCCCGGCGGGGCGAACTGCGCGATTTCCTTTCGCGCGACTTGGCTGACGGCGGCCCGGGAGCGATTGCGCAAAGCGACAGGGCGCGCCAACATGCCCAATGA
- a CDS encoding MbtH family protein codes for MHESEVTIEYVAVINGEEQYSIWPAEREIPPGWKDAGKRGSKEECLAWIAEVWTDMRPLSLRLRLQQAAGAGDGA; via the coding sequence ATGCATGAATCCGAAGTCACAATCGAATATGTCGCCGTCATAAACGGCGAAGAGCAATATTCGATCTGGCCTGCCGAGCGGGAGATCCCGCCGGGCTGGAAGGACGCCGGAAAACGCGGCTCCAAAGAAGAATGCCTCGCCTGGATTGCCGAAGTGTGGACCGATATGCGTCCGCTCAGCCTGAGGCTGCGGTTACAGCAAGCGGCCGGCGCCGGCGATGGTGCATGA
- a CDS encoding thioesterase II family protein gives MSPGERWLVRLEPRPNPSLRLVIFPPAGAGAAICFPWSRQVPEDVEVWAARLPGRESRIAEPLEQRMDVVVSQLAAATLRLLDRPFVLLGHSLGALLAYLVALNLKRASDVNPALLVVSGREAPNRPDNFTSIAEAPDRDFIAAIQALGGLPDHALEPELLRLWLPALRADFRLCASFAAMQTEPLACPVVAWRGLRDPTTTPEGVREWRAATTSWFQDRTADGDHFFPFDARTGFLETAIADIRTAQRTAAGPGLR, from the coding sequence ATGAGTCCGGGTGAGAGATGGCTCGTCCGTCTCGAGCCGCGACCAAACCCCTCTCTCCGGCTCGTCATATTCCCTCCTGCCGGCGCCGGCGCCGCGATTTGCTTTCCCTGGAGCCGTCAAGTCCCGGAGGATGTCGAAGTCTGGGCCGCCCGCTTGCCCGGGCGCGAGAGCCGCATCGCCGAGCCGCTCGAACAGCGGATGGATGTGGTGGTTTCACAGCTCGCCGCAGCGACCCTGCGTCTTCTGGATCGGCCGTTCGTTCTTCTCGGCCACAGCCTCGGGGCGCTGCTGGCTTACCTCGTCGCGCTGAACCTGAAACGCGCCTCGGACGTAAACCCGGCGCTCCTCGTCGTGAGTGGCCGAGAGGCGCCAAACCGCCCCGACAATTTCACCTCGATCGCCGAAGCGCCGGACAGGGATTTCATCGCGGCGATCCAAGCGTTGGGCGGGCTGCCCGACCACGCCCTCGAACCTGAACTGCTGCGACTCTGGCTACCCGCCCTGCGAGCGGATTTCCGCCTCTGCGCGTCTTTCGCCGCCATGCAGACGGAGCCTTTGGCCTGTCCGGTCGTCGCCTGGCGCGGGTTGCGTGATCCGACGACCACGCCCGAGGGGGTCCGTGAATGGCGCGCCGCGACCACGTCCTGGTTTCAGGATCGAACCGCCGACGGCGACCATTTTTTCCCGTTCGACGCGCGCACGGGTTTTCTCGAGACCGCGATAGCCGATATTCGGACGGCTCAGCGCACTGCGGCCGGGCCGGGCTTGCGGTAG
- a CDS encoding SAM-dependent methyltransferase, with protein sequence MALVCSTMDRAKFSAVAHSLHDFMIPFDVRRFDRLAGAVSLAPGAHVLDVGCGKGEALFRLAAQFAVRGVGVEKSPYLAEAAERAAPLRDPNGSVALHIMDAAEFDAPADHYALSMCLGSTHAWGGLDESLRRLAQCTAPGGYVLIGEPFWSRPPDPAFLESLGAPADAHLDLRSTVARGLDYGLSSVMSLTSSQEEWDWYEGLVTLSIERYVASTADDGEHDAYLERARAMQSRYWNGGRDCLGFAVVLYRKPGPAAVR encoded by the coding sequence ATGGCCCTAGTTTGCTCGACCATGGACCGCGCAAAATTCTCCGCAGTCGCGCATAGCCTGCACGATTTCATGATCCCTTTTGACGTGCGCCGTTTCGACCGGCTCGCCGGAGCGGTGTCGCTCGCGCCCGGCGCGCATGTCCTCGACGTCGGTTGCGGAAAGGGCGAAGCGCTCTTTCGCCTCGCGGCGCAATTTGCTGTTCGCGGCGTCGGCGTCGAGAAGTCGCCCTATCTGGCGGAAGCCGCCGAGCGCGCCGCCCCGCTGCGCGACCCCAACGGCAGCGTCGCGCTCCACATCATGGATGCCGCAGAATTTGATGCGCCGGCCGACCATTACGCGCTCTCGATGTGCCTCGGGTCGACGCATGCATGGGGCGGGCTCGATGAAAGCCTCAGGCGCCTGGCGCAATGCACCGCGCCGGGCGGCTATGTCCTCATCGGTGAGCCATTCTGGTCCAGACCACCCGACCCGGCCTTTCTCGAGTCGCTCGGCGCGCCCGCGGATGCGCATCTCGACCTGCGATCGACCGTTGCGCGCGGCCTCGACTACGGCCTGTCATCTGTCATGTCGCTGACGAGCAGCCAGGAGGAATGGGACTGGTACGAGGGCCTGGTCACACTTTCCATCGAACGCTACGTCGCCTCGACCGCCGACGACGGCGAGCACGACGCCTATCTGGAACGCGCGCGGGCGATGCAGTCGCGTTACTGGAACGGCGGTCGCGATTGTCTGGGATTTGCGGTCGTGCTCTACCGCAAGCCCGGCCCGGCCGCAGTGCGCTGA
- a CDS encoding non-ribosomal peptide synthetase, with translation MSLRASSEPPAIAVSFDLQAARTPAKTALIDRAGALSYGELRILSDRLAHYLLSCGLARGDAVAVMIDGSRWSVVSALAILKAGGAYAPIDPAYPPTRIAAIFDASQAQLVLVQGASRVETPPACVSIDPETAARHVCPDGPPPGSVNPLDLAYLIHTSGSTGKPKAILQTHRCLANFIDWQVKLSGLGEGRRVLQCASPSFDVSIQEIFYTLVSGGCFYLTDSATRRNLHEMARLISEQEIEVVDLPFSAINILFGAEALLPHVPALRHLISAGEILHVTPALEAFLARNPRVVLHNHYGPAETHMLTSHSLRHGEGVERRPPLGRIIPNVHACLLDEALRPAPHGEVGEIAIGGHGLARGYRDPAMTAARFAPHPFHPGERIYLTGDLGRWRANGELEFLGRRDDQVKIRGYRVELAEVEAALRRAPGVVQGAATVRLDATGSLELCAFVNETAADEAQLRAFLLGTLPDYMQPARIFHVARLPVSPNGKVDRHALGELAEQRIKTRRRPPSGDPVERRIAEIWSDILERPLEATDDLFSMGCDSLKVAKIATRMTQAFGQAIDLRSLFENPTIQSFAQFLRNSNGAAPPLPPILPAADAAVAPASDAQLGLWLFDQRAGADRIAYNFIDGFWFDGPCDPARIELALRACISRHETLRSTLNLEAGRLVQRVHPVSSATVDVLRPQEEGDPFAVSARIGRALVTRPFDLARGPTTHAVILHFPDSGAMLLLAIHHAFSDARSSEILLADLRRAYEQISKSANCELSRLPLQYRDFAVWQAGVVTSAYGDAARGFWRDVLAGRPDAASLPPDRASSSSGLPGSSLKEEIAADLVDRLRALSGVNGVTLYVWLLAAFAATLAEWTQRRDLVFATALACRDHPALDEQVGLYANLCLMRLRVEKDASFSELGAQARLLVAQMRTFAFYPFARIVSDVSEARAPGGGPPFEIGFQFIEHDPAREAPEPRQAFTIWADRARNPLWVTIESSPRGISLLVEYHRLRYSAERIAAFTGDFVERLEQLMRDPDGPARAGAPAFVDAPA, from the coding sequence ATGTCATTACGCGCATCGTCGGAACCGCCGGCCATCGCCGTTTCTTTTGACCTTCAGGCCGCACGAACGCCCGCGAAGACGGCGCTCATCGACCGCGCCGGCGCTCTTTCCTACGGGGAACTGCGCATCCTGAGCGACCGGCTCGCGCATTATCTCCTGTCCTGCGGGCTTGCGCGTGGCGACGCTGTCGCCGTGATGATTGACGGCTCACGCTGGAGCGTCGTCTCGGCTCTGGCGATTCTCAAGGCCGGCGGCGCGTATGCGCCGATTGATCCTGCATATCCGCCCACGCGGATCGCCGCGATCTTCGACGCAAGCCAGGCTCAACTCGTGCTTGTTCAGGGCGCCTCCCGGGTAGAGACGCCGCCCGCCTGCGTCTCGATTGATCCCGAAACGGCCGCCCGTCATGTCTGCCCGGACGGGCCGCCTCCCGGCAGCGTCAACCCGCTCGATCTCGCCTATCTGATCCACACCTCCGGTTCGACCGGGAAGCCCAAGGCGATCCTGCAGACGCATCGGTGCCTCGCCAATTTCATTGACTGGCAGGTCAAACTGTCCGGCCTGGGCGAAGGTCGCCGCGTTCTTCAATGCGCCTCTCCCAGCTTCGACGTTTCGATCCAGGAAATTTTCTACACCCTGGTTTCGGGCGGCTGCTTTTATCTCACCGACAGCGCCACGCGACGCAACCTTCACGAAATGGCCCGACTCATTTCCGAACAGGAAATCGAGGTCGTGGATCTGCCATTCTCCGCCATCAACATTCTGTTCGGCGCCGAGGCGCTCCTGCCACATGTCCCTGCCCTGCGTCACCTGATCAGCGCGGGGGAAATTCTGCACGTGACGCCGGCGCTGGAGGCGTTTCTCGCCCGAAACCCGCGAGTGGTTCTTCATAATCATTACGGCCCGGCGGAAACCCACATGCTGACGAGCCACAGTCTGCGGCATGGCGAAGGCGTCGAACGTCGCCCACCGCTCGGGCGGATCATACCAAACGTCCACGCCTGTCTGCTTGACGAGGCGTTACGCCCGGCGCCCCATGGCGAGGTTGGAGAGATTGCCATCGGCGGGCATGGCCTGGCGCGCGGTTATCGAGACCCCGCGATGACCGCGGCGCGCTTTGCGCCGCACCCCTTCCATCCCGGCGAGCGCATCTATCTCACCGGCGACCTTGGCCGCTGGCGGGCGAATGGGGAACTGGAGTTCCTCGGCCGCCGCGATGATCAGGTCAAGATACGTGGCTATCGAGTCGAGCTTGCGGAAGTCGAGGCGGCGCTTCGCCGCGCGCCGGGCGTCGTGCAGGGCGCGGCGACCGTTCGCCTCGATGCGACAGGCAGCCTGGAACTGTGCGCCTTCGTGAATGAAACCGCGGCCGACGAAGCGCAACTGCGCGCGTTTCTGCTTGGCACGCTGCCGGACTACATGCAACCCGCCCGGATTTTTCACGTGGCGCGTCTTCCGGTTTCGCCGAACGGAAAGGTTGACCGCCACGCTCTCGGAGAGCTGGCGGAACAAAGGATCAAGACCCGGCGCAGGCCGCCGTCGGGCGACCCGGTCGAGCGTCGCATCGCCGAAATCTGGAGCGACATTCTCGAGCGCCCGTTGGAGGCGACCGACGATCTGTTCTCGATGGGCTGTGACAGCCTGAAGGTGGCGAAGATCGCCACGCGGATGACGCAGGCGTTCGGGCAAGCCATCGACCTTCGTTCGCTCTTCGAAAATCCGACCATCCAGTCATTTGCGCAGTTCCTGCGGAACAGCAACGGCGCTGCGCCCCCGCTGCCGCCGATTTTGCCAGCGGCCGACGCCGCCGTTGCGCCCGCGTCGGACGCGCAATTGGGATTGTGGCTGTTCGATCAGCGCGCGGGCGCGGACCGGATTGCATATAATTTCATCGACGGTTTCTGGTTCGACGGCCCCTGCGACCCCGCGCGGATCGAGCTGGCCCTGAGGGCCTGCATCAGTCGACACGAGACATTGCGCTCAACCCTCAATCTGGAGGCGGGACGGCTCGTTCAGCGCGTCCACCCGGTCTCATCGGCGACCGTCGACGTCCTTCGCCCGCAGGAGGAAGGGGACCCTTTCGCGGTTTCCGCGCGGATCGGTCGCGCGCTCGTCACGCGCCCCTTCGACCTCGCCCGCGGGCCGACGACCCACGCGGTGATCCTGCACTTCCCCGACTCCGGCGCAATGCTCCTCCTCGCCATCCACCACGCCTTCAGCGACGCCCGATCGAGCGAGATCCTGCTCGCCGACCTGCGCCGGGCCTATGAGCAGATCAGCAAGTCGGCTAACTGTGAACTTTCGCGCCTCCCGCTGCAATATCGGGACTTCGCGGTTTGGCAGGCCGGTGTTGTAACGAGCGCTTACGGAGACGCCGCGCGCGGCTTCTGGCGTGATGTGCTGGCGGGCCGTCCGGACGCCGCCAGCCTCCCGCCCGACCGGGCCTCATCTTCCTCTGGCCTGCCGGGGAGCTCTCTGAAAGAAGAGATCGCCGCCGATCTCGTCGATCGCCTTCGGGCCCTCTCCGGCGTCAACGGCGTCACGCTGTATGTGTGGTTGCTCGCGGCCTTCGCGGCGACCCTCGCTGAATGGACGCAGCGCCGCGACCTTGTCTTCGCGACGGCCCTCGCGTGTCGCGATCATCCGGCGCTCGACGAACAGGTTGGACTCTACGCCAATCTCTGTCTGATGCGGCTCCGGGTCGAAAAGGACGCCAGCTTTTCAGAACTGGGCGCACAGGCGCGGTTGCTCGTGGCTCAAATGCGGACCTTCGCATTCTACCCCTTTGCCCGGATCGTCTCGGATGTGTCGGAAGCGCGCGCGCCGGGAGGCGGGCCGCCCTTCGAGATCGGCTTTCAGTTCATCGAGCACGATCCCGCCAGGGAGGCGCCGGAACCACGACAAGCCTTCACGATCTGGGCAGACCGCGCGCGAAATCCGCTGTGGGTGACGATCGAATCGTCGCCACGCGGCATCTCCCTGCTGGTCGAATATCACCGCCTGCGATATTCGGCTGAAAGGATTGCGGCGTTCACGGGAGATTTCGTCGAAAGGCTGGAACAGCTCATGCGCGATCCCGACGGGCCGGCGCGCGCAGGGGCGCCCGCATTCGTGGACGCGCCCGCATGA